One Kineococcus aurantiacus genomic window carries:
- a CDS encoding FAS1-like dehydratase domain-containing protein: MTTVSVDESFTGRVYPPNGTTTVTADAVRAFARAVRAAHPSHHDAEAARALGHRDVVAPPTFAVTLAQAAEAQFITDPAAGIDFSRVVHGEERFTHHRPVVAGDELAAEVHVDRVRVVRGNAMVTTRTELTLTDGTPVTTVTSTLVVRAEEEA; this comes from the coding sequence GTGACGACCGTCAGCGTCGACGAGTCCTTCACCGGGCGCGTCTACCCCCCGAACGGCACGACCACGGTGACCGCCGACGCGGTCCGGGCCTTCGCCCGGGCCGTGCGGGCGGCCCACCCCAGCCACCACGACGCCGAGGCCGCCCGCGCGCTCGGGCACCGCGACGTCGTGGCCCCGCCCACCTTCGCGGTCACGCTGGCCCAGGCCGCCGAGGCGCAGTTCATCACCGACCCGGCCGCCGGCATCGACTTCTCCCGCGTCGTGCACGGCGAGGAGCGGTTCACCCACCACCGCCCGGTCGTCGCCGGCGACGAGCTGGCCGCCGAGGTCCACGTCGACCGCGTCCGCGTCGTGCGCGGCAACGCCATGGTGACCACCCGCACCGAGCTCACCCTGACCGACGGCACCCCGGTGACGACCGTGACGTCGACGCTCGTGGTGCGCGCGGAGGAGGAGGCGTGA
- the rpmG gene encoding 50S ribosomal protein L33, whose protein sequence is MAKTTDVRPKITMACTECKERNYITKKNRRNDPDRLDLAKFCPRCGKKTTHRETR, encoded by the coding sequence GTGGCCAAGACCACCGACGTCCGCCCCAAGATCACCATGGCTTGCACCGAGTGCAAGGAGCGGAACTACATCACCAAGAAGAACCGTCGGAACGACCCCGACCGTCTCGACCTGGCGAAGTTCTGCCCGCGCTGCGGCAAGAAGACCACGCACCGCGAGACCCGCTGA